The proteins below come from a single Parageobacillus thermoglucosidasius genomic window:
- the glpX gene encoding class II fructose-bisphosphatase, translated as MERSLSMELVRVTEAAALAAARWMGRGKKNEADEAATSAMRDVFDTIPMKGTVVIGEGEMDEAPMLYIGEKLGNGYGPRVDVAVDPLEGTNIVASGGWNALAVVAVADHGNLLHAPDMYMNKIAVGPEAVGMIDIEAPVIDNLKAVAKAKNKDVEDVVAVVLNRPRHERLIAELREAGARIKLINDGDVAAAINTAFDHTGVDILFGSGGAPEGVLAAVALKCLGGEIQGKLLPQNDEELERCKKMGIDVTKVLRMEDLVKGDDAIFAATGVTDGELLRGVQFKGAYGETHSVVMRAKSGTVRFIEGRHSLKKKPNLVIK; from the coding sequence ATGGAAAGAAGTTTATCAATGGAACTGGTGCGCGTCACGGAAGCAGCCGCTCTTGCCGCCGCCAGATGGATGGGGCGGGGCAAAAAGAATGAAGCGGACGAAGCGGCAACGTCGGCAATGCGCGACGTATTTGACACGATTCCGATGAAAGGAACAGTCGTCATCGGTGAAGGAGAAATGGACGAAGCCCCGATGTTATATATTGGGGAAAAGCTTGGCAATGGTTATGGACCTCGCGTAGATGTTGCGGTAGACCCGCTGGAAGGCACGAATATCGTCGCTTCTGGCGGCTGGAACGCATTGGCGGTCGTCGCCGTGGCTGATCACGGTAATTTGCTTCACGCCCCTGACATGTACATGAACAAAATCGCCGTCGGTCCCGAAGCGGTCGGAATGATTGATATTGAAGCGCCGGTGATCGATAATTTGAAAGCGGTCGCCAAAGCGAAAAACAAAGATGTTGAAGATGTCGTTGCCGTTGTTTTAAACAGACCGCGCCATGAACGGCTCATCGCTGAACTGAGAGAAGCGGGAGCACGCATCAAGCTGATCAATGACGGCGATGTTGCCGCTGCGATTAATACCGCGTTCGACCATACGGGTGTCGATATTTTGTTCGGTTCCGGCGGGGCGCCGGAAGGAGTGTTAGCCGCAGTGGCACTCAAATGTTTAGGCGGGGAAATTCAAGGGAAATTGTTGCCGCAAAATGATGAAGAATTGGAACGATGCAAAAAGATGGGGATTGATGTAACGAAAGTGCTTCGCATGGAAGATTTGGTGAAAGGTGACGATGCTATTTTCGCGGCAACCGGCGTGACAGATGGGGAATTGCTGCGAGGTGTCCAATTTAAAGGGGCGTATGGCGAAACCCACTCCGTAGTGATGCGTGCAAAATCAGGAACGGTTCGCTTTATTGAGGGGCGCCACAGCTTGAAGAAAAAACCAAATTTAGTGATTAAATAA